The DNA sequence AGGGCTCGATGCGCGCCTCGGCACCCTTGCCGCATGCATCGCCCTCGCCCTGTTTCTCGTCCTGCTTCAGAGCCAAAAGCGCCTATCCTCGGACACGCTTTTAGGCATCCTCGCGCACACGGCGCTCTCCTTGGGGCTTGTCACCATCAGCTTCATGGAATCGCTCCGGGTGGATTTGCTCGGCTATCTTCTGGGCGACATTCTGTCTGTCACGAACTCGGATATTTACTGGATCCTCGGCGGCGGCGCGCTCGCGCTCGCGGCGCTCGCCATTATCTGGCGCCCGCTCCTCGCCATCACCGTCAACGAGGAGATTGCCCGCGCCGAGGGCATCCCAATCGGGCTGATACAACTCGCCTTCATGCTGCTCATCGCGCTCATTATCGCCATCGCCATGAAGATCATCGGCATCCTATTGATTACATCGCTTCTCATCATTCCGGCGGCGGCGGCGCGGCGATTTTCAAAAACGCCGGAGCAGATGGCGGCCCTCGCCAGCCTCATCGGCGTCCTCGCCGTTCTGGGCGGGGTCATGGCCTCGCTCCAGTGGGACACCCCCTCGGGGCCCTCGATAGTTCTCGCCTCAGCCGTGCTGTTTGCGGTGAGCGCCAGCTGGAGCCTTGCCGGGGAGAAATAAAAAAGGGACCGAATCAAAAGATCCGGTCCCTTGTAAACCGAGAGTTCTATTCTCAATCAACATTCACTTCAAAGCAGCCTAGTTCGCGTCGAGAAAATACTTAATATCCGTCATCGACTCCTCGAAGCACTGAATCAAGAAAAAGTGGCTGGCGTCCTCATAAATTTTTATCCGGCTACCGGGCACCCGCTCGGCAATCTGCCTGGCGGCGCCAACCGAGCAAAGAACGTCCTCGCCCCCGGCCAGCACATACGTCGGGCATTTCACCTGACCCAAGCGATCCAGCGCATCGTGCGTCAGGCAGGCATTCGTCGAGTTCGAGTAGCCGTGAATCGGCCTGTCCGTGTTGCCGAGCCCGGCCTCGAAGGCATCGAGTAGTTCCTGGTTCTCATTAAAATAAAGCGGCGGGAAGAAAAAAAGCGACTGATGCTTCGCCGCAGCGGGGTAGCCTTGCGCCTTCACCACCTCGTTGAAGTTGTAGAGAATTTGATAGCCATAGCGGTCGAGTTTTCCGAACGAGGCGGTGATGAGCATGCTCCTCACACGGCCCGGATAGTTGATGGCCATCTCCTGCGCGATGGCGCCGCCCATCGAGCGGCCAATGACGTGGGCGGGCTCAGAGACGCCCAGCGCGTCCATGAGGCCGATAGTGTCGTCGGCAAAATGCCGCGTCGTATAGGGATAGTCGGGGGCACTGCTCCTGCCCGCGCCCCGGTTGTCTAAGGCGATAACCCTGTAGTTTTTTTCGAGCACTTTTATCTGCGACTGCCAGCCACTGCAATCACCCGCCAGCCCGTGAATAAGAACGACGGGCGTGCCCGCCCCGGACTCCTCGTAGTAAAGCTCTACATCCCCAACAGTTGTTTTCGGCATAACAGCTTCCCTCTGTCAAGAAATTCAAAAAACTCGTGCCCTATCCGGGCACATCTGAAACTAAATCGTGCAGCGCAGAATATGGAGCCCGTGATTCTTATCGGTGACGTACATGTACCCGCGCCGGTCCACGAGAACATCCTCGCTCTGCGTCACCAATGTTTTCGGTAACATACCCAGCCGCTCGGTCGGATCCGAGGGGATGTAGTGGGCGATCTCAAAGGGGTGCACCGGGTCCGAGAGATCGTAGATGCGGAGCCCCGCGTTGAAGTAGGTCAGATAGATCCTGTCCTCGCGCTGCTCAAGGCAATCCAGGCCCTGGGAGTGGTGCTGGTTGTGCGGGCCAAAACGCCCGCCGCGCTCGCAGAAGTTTTTGTGCGAATAGCCCTTGGGTGGATCCGGCACCGGAAAAATACTCATCACCCGAGGATTCGTCTCATCCTTGATGTCGATGACGGCGGTGTAGTTGAGCGGCTCATCGCAATTCTCACGGAGCGCCTCGCTGTTGGCGATGGCGATGTTGCGGTCCAGGTAGGGATAGACGGTGTGAACCGCGAGGTTGCTGCCCAATGGCGGGTGGACATTGAGGCGGCTAATCATCTTCGGGGCTGAAATGTCCTCGATGTCGAGAATAATGATCCCGCCCCCGGCG is a window from the Nitrospinaceae bacterium genome containing:
- a CDS encoding iron chelate uptake ABC transporter family permease subunit; protein product: MIFEDFIWRALIGGAGVAIVSGPLGCFIVWRRMAYFGDSLAHSALLGVALGFLLGLDARLGTLAACIALALFLVLLQSQKRLSSDTLLGILAHTALSLGLVTISFMESLRVDLLGYLLGDILSVTNSDIYWILGGGALALAALAIIWRPLLAITVNEEIARAEGIPIGLIQLAFMLLIALIIAIAMKIIGILLITSLLIIPAAAARRFSKTPEQMAALASLIGVLAVLGGVMASLQWDTPSGPSIVLASAVLFAVSASWSLAGEK
- a CDS encoding alpha/beta fold hydrolase, which produces MPKTTVGDVELYYEESGAGTPVVLIHGLAGDCSGWQSQIKVLEKNYRVIALDNRGAGRSSAPDYPYTTRHFADDTIGLMDALGVSEPAHVIGRSMGGAIAQEMAINYPGRVRSMLITASFGKLDRYGYQILYNFNEVVKAQGYPAAAKHQSLFFFPPLYFNENQELLDAFEAGLGNTDRPIHGYSNSTNACLTHDALDRLGQVKCPTYVLAGGEDVLCSVGAARQIAERVPGSRIKIYEDASHFFLIQCFEESMTDIKYFLDAN